The region TGTCTATTATATGAGAATTATGGACGATCAAGTGGATGAAAATTCGCAAAACCAGGACGAAAAGCCGCGCGGCCATGTTCTGCCGGTATTGCTGGAGCGACTGGCCGAGTTTGATCATATTCAATTTCAACAGATGCTCTTTAGTGCCCGCTGCGTTATTCCGGCTGAAGCAGAAGAGGAAGCTTATCGCTTGAGAAATGTTCGCCTTGGGGAAAAAGGATTTTTACCCTTTGATGAAGCCGTGGGCGTTTATCAATACTTAGATCGCGGCGTTTTGCAAAATCAGCAAGACAAGGTCATTGCCGGTGAGTCCGAACAGCGAAATAATCTGCCGATACCGCTCTATCCTTCACGGATGATAAAAGAGGAAAGTTTGTTTTCAACATCACTTCAGGTAATCGAAGGCTTTGAGCTGCTGCAGCAGATTCAGTTGGAATTTGTTGCTTTATGTAACCGGATTGTGACGGCGGATCAGGAAAAAATCCGTGACAGGGAATCGCTGAAAGATGTAGTCAAAAAAGCCTGCGGATATCTGAGCATCGGGCTGGGGCGTCTGCATGACTTAAAGACGCTGCCTCCTGAACAACAAAAACAATCTTCCGCCGTCGACCTGACAAGGTTTCCGCTTTTGGAGATATTTCGGGTCGGCTACGGTTCGGCGCTGGAGTTGAAATGGCGGGCAGAAAAATGGCTTAAAAACAGCTGGTTTAAAAAGGCGGGACTGCCTTTGAGTTTTTGGGGTGAATCATGGCTGGGGGTTTTAGGGGGGCTTTTGGTCAAACGGCCGCTTTTTTTCGATAACTACAAAACAGGTGTGCTCTACAGAGAATTCAGTTCCAACGAGGATATTGCTCAAACCGAAAGGGCGCTGGATGCGATCGTGGCTTTTGACGAGTTGTTGTCGCTGATGACCCGAACGATCAAACCCGTTTCCGCCAACACATCATTGAACCATAAAAATCTTGTATTGACCCTCTGGGCCAGAGATTATCTGGGCCTTTCAAAAGATTTCCGGCCATTGACACGGGGTGAATTCAAAAGCCTCTTTAAAGCCTTATGGATCGATGAGAATACTCCCCGAAAAATACAACAGCCGGTAAAAACGTTTTTTATAAACTGGCTGGCGGAAGAAACCGGGTTCAGCACCGATGAAATTGCATTTCGACTCGGCGACACATTCGAAAAGCTTTTTAATGAAATTGAAAGCGAATACGGCTCTGTTTCAGAAGCGGACTTAGATCCGAAATATATTCATCTGTTTCTGCTTTCACCTTAATAGAAGGTTTTATAAAACTTAATTTAATTCTCTTTTAGGTCCAATTCCACGCGGCTTGCCGCGAGTCGTCATTCCGGCGAAAGGGGCTTTGTCGTAATTGTTAAAATGGATCCTTTTTTTTCCACGTCATGCCGGACCTGGTCCGGCATCCAGATGGACATCCCCGCGAAAATATTCTGGATTCCGGGTCAAGCCCGGAATGACGAAAATTCTTGGAACGCTGGATTTTATAATTGCGACACAGTCTCGAAAGCCGGAATCCAGAAACATAAACTGGATGCCCCCGTATCAAGTACGGGGCAGGCTTATCAAGTCCGGCATGACATTTGATACCCAGTAGCTTACTACGGGGTAGTTCATTAACCTTATAAAAATGAGAATTCTCAGTTTGGTTCAAAGAAAGATGCGTCGTGAATGTTACCCCCATAAAAACAGCCGATGCAATGGAACCGACAGAAGCGCTTTGTTTCGCCTTTAGGGACAATGAACTGCTTGTCAAACAGGGTGGGGGGGCAGTTGAAATTCCGCGGATCGAAGAAATCGCACCCTTACATCCAAAATCTGTGGCCCGGCGCTATGTGGGCGCATTTGATGAGCGCCCTTGCTTTTCCGTGGCGTTGTCGGATGATTTTACATTGCCGCCCGGTATGGAATTGACAGGGCTGCGGCGATTGTTTGGTCTGTTGAAAGACGAGTTGTTTGTACTTGCGGGGCGTTCTTTTCAGATGATTCAGTTTGAGCAGCGCCATCGGTTTTGCGGGCAATGCGGAGCCCCTACGGAATTTAAAAAAGACGAATATGCCAAAATCTGTCTTGATTGCAATCTTGTAAGGTATCCGGG is a window of Desulfobacterales bacterium DNA encoding:
- a CDS encoding DUF6178 family protein, translated to MNEDIQNKSVIVSEENYLKEREKLLSLPPEKIRDYILDHPRPAELVQSFPEEDFYFLIHDIGPEDSLALFSMASPAQWEYIIDLESWQRDGMDISALTKWFGLLLQANPGRLVEWLLKDKPELFEYYLFKNIEVIVREHDQDPSDFGKGFFTFDDVYYMRIMDDQVDENSQNQDEKPRGHVLPVLLERLAEFDHIQFQQMLFSARCVIPAEAEEEAYRLRNVRLGEKGFLPFDEAVGVYQYLDRGVLQNQQDKVIAGESEQRNNLPIPLYPSRMIKEESLFSTSLQVIEGFELLQQIQLEFVALCNRIVTADQEKIRDRESLKDVVKKACGYLSIGLGRLHDLKTLPPEQQKQSSAVDLTRFPLLEIFRVGYGSALELKWRAEKWLKNSWFKKAGLPLSFWGESWLGVLGGLLVKRPLFFDNYKTGVLYREFSSNEDIAQTERALDAIVAFDELLSLMTRTIKPVSANTSLNHKNLVLTLWARDYLGLSKDFRPLTRGEFKSLFKALWIDENTPRKIQQPVKTFFINWLAEETGFSTDEIAFRLGDTFEKLFNEIESEYGSVSEADLDPKYIHLFLLSP
- the nudC gene encoding NAD(+) diphosphatase, whose protein sequence is MNVTPIKTADAMEPTEALCFAFRDNELLVKQGGGAVEIPRIEEIAPLHPKSVARRYVGAFDERPCFSVALSDDFTLPPGMELTGLRRLFGLLKDELFVLAGRSFQMIQFEQRHRFCGQCGAPTEFKKDEYAKICLDCNLVRYPGVFPAIIVAVIKDGQILLARSQRFPQGRYSVLAGFVEPGETLEACVRREVREEVRLEVKNIRYFGSQPWPFPNSLMIGFTAEHAGGDIVIDNHEIVDANWFAASSLPDVPGRPTIARQLIDWFVQNNKA